DNA from Bradyrhizobium diazoefficiens USDA 110:
TGTTCGGCGGGGCTGATCGATCCATGTTGCCCAGAGTTCACGACCCGTGCAAGCGCCATTCCAGCAAGGAACGCGCCAAGTTGCACCGCTGTGCAGCAATGCTGACCGGCAATCTAGGGGAGGCTGGCGCGCGAACGACATTCGACTTTCGACCTGTGAAGTCCCGGGGTAAAGGGAAATTGGCCCTGTCGGCCGTTGGCGTCTCAGCCGTCCGAGCTGCGGTCGCGGCCGAGCAATTTGATTGACCATACCCGCCGATTGCGGGAGCCGGCGCCCCGCGGCGCGTCTGAGGTCGCTTGCGTTGCACACCGTGTCGCGGCGATACTCCAACAGAGTGCTCGAATCTCATCCGGAGGGGACATGAAAGTTAACATCGAAATCGACTGCACCCCCCTCGAGGCCCGTCAGTTCTTCGGATTGCCGGACGTCTCGCCGATGCAGATTGCCGTCATGGACAAGCTGCAGCAGCAGGTCCTGAGCAATATCGACAAGGTCTCGCCGGAATCGCTGATCCAGAGCTGGTTCACTTTCGATCCGAAGCTTGCCGAGCGGTTTCAGGACATGTTCGTCACCATGGCCGGCCTCGGCGGAACGCGCAGCAGCGATAAGAAGAAATAATGTCGGCCGGGCGGGACGGGCCGCAAGCGTCTGACCGGCTTCGTCCGCCGGGCCTTGGTTTGCTGCTCGCCGAAGCCCGCGGCCTGTTCGAGTTGAACGCCAGCCTGCTGTTGTCGCCGTTGCTGATGCGCGCGCCCAGGGGCGACGGCCATCCGGTGCTGACGCTGCCGGGCTTTCTCGCCAGCGATCTTTCGATGGCGCCGATGCGGCGCTATCTGAGTGAGCTCGGCTATGAGGCACATGCCTGGCGGATGGGCCGCAATCTCGGCGGGCTGGGGCGGATGCGGGAGGCCTTGCGCACCCGTCTCGCCGAGATCCACGCCGCGAGGGGGCGCAAGGTCAGCCTGGTCGGATGGAGCCTCGGCGGCGTCTATGCCCGCGATCTCGCGCTCCAGGCGCCCGACATGGTCCGTTACGTCATTACGCTCGGCAGTCCTTTTGCCAACGACGTGCGGGCGACCAACGCCACGCGGCTCTATGAGGCGCTGTCCGGCGAGCGGGTCGAGGATTTTGCCGAACTGCGCGAGGCGATCGCCGGCGATCTGCCGGTGCCGGCGACGTCGATCTATTCCCGCGCCGACGGCGTCGTGAACTGGCGGACCTGTCTGTTGCGCCCCTCGGACCATGCCGAGAACATCGAGGTGCACCTGGCGAGCCATATCGGGCTCGGCGTTAACCCCGCCGCGCTGTGGGCCGTGGCAGACCGGCTGGCGCAACCGGAGGGGGAGTTCTGGCCATTTGACCGGGCAGGGCCGTTTGCCATTGCATATGCCCCGCCGGAGCGGGCAATATCGGCCTGACGAGAAGCGCCGCCCAAGGCGCCCGTCAAATCTCGCGGGAGGGAACTATGGCTGACGGTAAGAAGCTGTCGTCGCTGGATGCGTCGTTTCTCTATCTGGAAACGCCGGAAATGCCGATGCATGTCGGCAGCATGGCGATCTTTCGCCTGCCCGACGATTACAGGGGCGACTTCTTCGAAGACTTCAAGGCGATGATCGTCTCGCGCCTGCACATCGCGCCGATCCTGAAGGCGCGGCTGGAGAAGGCGCCGCTCGACATCGACCATCCCTCCTGGGTCGAGGACGATCAGTTCGACATCGACCGTCACATCTTCCGCGCCAGCCTGCCGCAGCCGCGCGACCGCGCCACGCTGGAACGCATCGTCGGCTGGATGCACGCCAAGCTCTTGAACCGCGCCCGCCCGCTCTGGGAATTCTACGTGTTCGAGGGCATGAAGGACAACGAGGTCGGGCTCTATTCCAAGATGCACCATGCCGCCATCGACGGCGGTGCCGGCGCGGCGCTGACCAACATGATCTACGACATCTCGCCGATCCCGCGGAAGGTCGATCCGCCGGCGGCGGGAGCCAAGCCGGGGCAGGAGCCGCGTGACATCGCCGCCAACCTGCTCGATTCCTATCAGCAGCTTTTCAGCCAGCCGCTCGATGCTTCGGCCGCTGCGAAGAACCTGCAGCTGCCCCGCACCGGCAAGAGCGACATCGGCTCGATCCTGTTCGACAACGCGATGTACCAGATCGAGAGCGCGGTGCGCTTCGCCGGCAACATCCCGACCGTGCTCAAGAGCGTGTCCGACGTGCTCGGCAAGGTCGCCGATCCGAAGTCGCGCGAGAGCCTGGCCAGCATGGTGTCGCCGCCGACCATGCTCAACAAGACCATCTCCTCGGAGCGCAGCTTCGCCGGCGTGTCGATCCCGCTGTCGCGGGCGAAGGCGCTGGCCAAGCAGGCCGGCGGCAAGCTCAACGACGTCGTGCTGGCGCTCGCCTCCGGCGTGGTCCGCCGCTATCTCCAGCAATATGGCACGCTGCCGGCGAAATCCTTGACCGCCGCCGTGCCGATCTCGCTGCGCGAGGAAGGCAACACCGAGGCCAACAACCAGGTGTTCGGCATGATCTGCGCGATCGCGACCGACATCGACGATCCCAAGGCCCGACTGGAGGCGATCATCGCGCAATCGACCAAGTCCAAGGAGATGTCGCATCCGCTGCGCGCCCTGATGCCGCAAGTGTCCAACATCTCGATGCTGGGCGCGCCGATCATGGTGCAGATCCTGGCCTTGCTCTACAGCCGCTCGAACCTGTCGGACGTGCTGCCGCCGGCCGCCAACATCACGGTGTCCAACGTACCCGGGCCGCGGCAGACGCTCTACGCCGCCGGCGCGGAGCTGCTGCATATCTTCCCGGTGTCGATCTCGACGCACGGGCAGGCGCTCAACATCACGGTGCAGAGCTATCGCGACCAGCTCGATTTCGGTTTCATTGTCGGTGCCAACATCATTCCGCATGTGCAGGTGATGTGTGACATGCTGCCCGAGGAGTTTGCTGCGCTGGAGGCGGCCTATGCGCCGCCAGCGGCCGACATCAAGGGCGCTGCTGAGTAGGAATGTCCCGATGATCGAAATGCCGCCGCTCAAGTTCGTGCAGACGAACGGAATCCGCATGGGTTATTACGAGGCGGGTCCGGTCTCCGACACCCCGCCGATGGTGCTGTGCCATGGCTGGCCGGAGCTCGCCTTTTCCTGGCGCCATCAGATCAAGGCGCTGAGCGAGGCCGGAATCCGGGTGATCGCGCCGGACCAGCGCGGTTATGGCGCGACCGACCGGCCCGAGCCGGTCG
Protein-coding regions in this window:
- a CDS encoding esterase/lipase family protein — its product is MSAGRDGPQASDRLRPPGLGLLLAEARGLFELNASLLLSPLLMRAPRGDGHPVLTLPGFLASDLSMAPMRRYLSELGYEAHAWRMGRNLGGLGRMREALRTRLAEIHAARGRKVSLVGWSLGGVYARDLALQAPDMVRYVITLGSPFANDVRATNATRLYEALSGERVEDFAELREAIAGDLPVPATSIYSRADGVVNWRTCLLRPSDHAENIEVHLASHIGLGVNPAALWAVADRLAQPEGEFWPFDRAGPFAIAYAPPERAISA
- a CDS encoding DUF6489 family protein; amino-acid sequence: MKVNIEIDCTPLEARQFFGLPDVSPMQIAVMDKLQQQVLSNIDKVSPESLIQSWFTFDPKLAERFQDMFVTMAGLGGTRSSDKKK
- a CDS encoding WS/DGAT/MGAT family O-acyltransferase; protein product: MADGKKLSSLDASFLYLETPEMPMHVGSMAIFRLPDDYRGDFFEDFKAMIVSRLHIAPILKARLEKAPLDIDHPSWVEDDQFDIDRHIFRASLPQPRDRATLERIVGWMHAKLLNRARPLWEFYVFEGMKDNEVGLYSKMHHAAIDGGAGAALTNMIYDISPIPRKVDPPAAGAKPGQEPRDIAANLLDSYQQLFSQPLDASAAAKNLQLPRTGKSDIGSILFDNAMYQIESAVRFAGNIPTVLKSVSDVLGKVADPKSRESLASMVSPPTMLNKTISSERSFAGVSIPLSRAKALAKQAGGKLNDVVLALASGVVRRYLQQYGTLPAKSLTAAVPISLREEGNTEANNQVFGMICAIATDIDDPKARLEAIIAQSTKSKEMSHPLRALMPQVSNISMLGAPIMVQILALLYSRSNLSDVLPPAANITVSNVPGPRQTLYAAGAELLHIFPVSISTHGQALNITVQSYRDQLDFGFIVGANIIPHVQVMCDMLPEEFAALEAAYAPPAADIKGAAE